In Horticoccus luteus, the following proteins share a genomic window:
- a CDS encoding Hsp20/alpha crystallin family protein — MRITQYAYPTSRALSPYALRSPWSGLENEIDRLFDSALTTLGNASNSNRFPVDLYEDKDNTYVRAELPGFARENIHVEMVEGYLTINAERKSAADGNDAESFNVTRSVNIPEDVHADKVSATYENGILTVTLPKREEAKPRKISVEVK; from the coding sequence ATGAGAATCACACAATATGCTTATCCAACCTCTCGTGCTCTTTCGCCGTATGCTTTGCGGAGTCCATGGAGCGGTCTGGAAAACGAGATTGATCGGTTGTTCGACTCGGCGTTGACCACGTTGGGCAATGCTTCGAACTCGAACCGTTTCCCGGTCGATCTTTACGAAGATAAAGACAATACCTATGTCCGCGCCGAGCTGCCCGGTTTCGCTCGCGAAAATATCCACGTGGAGATGGTCGAAGGCTATCTGACCATCAACGCGGAGCGTAAATCGGCCGCGGACGGGAACGATGCGGAGTCCTTCAACGTCACCCGCTCGGTCAACATTCCGGAAGACGTGCACGCGGACAAAGTGAGCGCGACTTACGAGAATGGCATCCTCACGGTGACTTTACCGAAGCGCGAGGAAGCGAAGCCGCGGAAAATCTCCGTCGAAGTCAAATAA